GAGatttcattatgcgtcctcggcaatagcTCTCCTCGGGTTTAGGCCTTGGAccctaatgtagagtgggccTGGGCCACGAATTCTctgtccccacaatagcccctcaaaatcctgctgcccgactttttagttggggaggagggttttggtgatgttgggCCCACATCACGGCTCACTCAAATTCTGTACTTTActgatgtttgtgtttttccatTTGCATGGGAGGCGTGCCAAATTAAGAGGCATCTCTTTATTTTCCATTCACGCGGAGTCCTTTGACGTTTCAgtactcgaggcgcgccttTACGAGGATCTTCAAATCTTACGGTTGCGAAtgatgttggaaattgagccaaatCTGCCTTgtccgtagcattccttggaaagATGCACAAATTAATTGCCACCATTTTaccttctaagtagttggtttccccagaggcttgagtccgaggaccatacaaggccttagttctgtccaaaacttgtagtttttcttttaagtagttggtttccccagagcttgagtccgaggaccatacaaggtcttgattctgtccaaaacttgtagtttttcttctaagtagttggtttccccagaggcttgagtccgaggaccatacaaggccttggttctgtccaaaacttgtattcgtttatttatttatttatttttcgaagGTTAGCCCCTCGACCAAAGTGGGGGGGAGTTAGTTTGATGttagaagcccctagaattgCCCATGCCATTGGCACTGCGAGGCATAGCCCCTAACGGAAATTTATGTTGGAGCAACAATAGCATGTCGCTGGGAATGGAGGAACCTTCGCAGACCTTTGCTTGACAGAAACTCAACCCCACCACCTCCtacgccaacgcgcaagccttccccacagatggcgccaattgtagggacacgattatttAACGGCCCAAGAATGACGTTAGGCTCGTAAGTAAAGGGTCCTAACAATATGAtctgtagagagtgggcttgaaaggcaggaCCTTAGTCACAGGTTAGCGGTTTGATCGGGGTTTCTATGGATGGGTGGATttggcttgactagctaagcCTTCTATTAGTGCGGGTTGCAGGATTTAAGTTCTCGGACAGCATCTGAGGAGCATTGTATCCTTCATTTTCTCCCTTTTTGTAGGATTTTTCCTCCTCCTTTTGGGAATCCTTTATCCTTCGTTTTCTGTCCCTTTTATACCAATGTTCATTTCCCCTTTTAGTGTCCACatgtaagttttattttttggggtgCAGATCTGTCCTGTCaatccatacctagagtggttgggggttgttggaaaagttaaatggCATGGTTTGGAGCATGGGCTTGTCAGATGCAGGGTTCTGTATTacgatgttggcagctttctcccttgtcctgcccctgtactgagtttgcccttttcttcaggcgttttgtgaggtgctgagcatgaggtcgtcctcggcaatatccTCATGCTTCTTTTGGGATTTTattatgcgtcctcggcaatagctctcctcggctttaagccttgggccctaatgtagagtgggccGGGGCCacgaattctctggccccacaatgtCAATAGTGAATCTAGattagaatcaataataacttatcaGACCCTTTTGAATGTGTATTGTATTATAAGTCTTTCAAAAATCTCCTTCCCTTTACCCTGTGTGCGTGagtttattattgaaaaaaaatcaataataaattatcatataagatttgttatgaaaatattgtggagatatcaatactttaattttattgaacccAAATTCTGGTGATTTTCAAATCAAGttttcaacatattttttaaGGATAGAGAAAACAAGTCAGtctaatattatataatttttttttccctgcagGTAAGGGGCTCAATGCAGAGCCGCCACTAATGGAAGGGGCTGTTgcaatatttatataaactgaCATCTTGATTCCATTTCCACATTCCCGCACTCATCTCTTCATCCAACATGTTTCAaggaaaaaataagaaacatcCACGCACGTAAAGATGCCATAAAATTCGAGACATGCagaatttattgtttttttgagaaacggtGCTGTAAATTTCATTAATcacgtggaaaaaaaaaaaacatttcaaagACTCATTATGAATAATATCAGtaataaaactagtttttttttttttttaaatggagtTTTTCAAACATTGACGTTATTCTGatgattgtgttttttataATCAGATTAAGATATTAACCGATTTTAAGTGTAAACAGGGATTGAACCTCAGActtcttattcaatcattataaattttaccaattgaactatAATTGAAACCCACTAGATGTTTCTTTTAGCCAAACTATTTCTGGATTAGCAATTACGACAAGTTTGGCTAAAGCGTGGGTTGCAGTATTTGCTTCACAATTTGTATGAGTGAATTTCCAACTTCCCAAATGTTTATGCAGaacttatttttgaaacaaaaaaaagatttcaataTCCCATTCCATCATcggccatatatatatatatggtctcaacttgttcatcaaaaaattatatatggtatgtgtgtatatatatatatatatatatgagtataataagctaaataaaatgtgggaaatgaaaatctaattaataatttatttatttttgttatagaatgattgtttttaaataaaacaacaattaattgcttttatgtttaaagaaaaaaatctagTCCCATTAAAAGAGGGAAACATGCATGATATTATGAGAAAATGATCATGCGATACTCTCTCGAATCTCTCCTATGTAAAGATGATGAAATGTTATAATTAGACATGAGTAATGctaattttataacatttttacaaattgttgataatgtgacaaattctttttagtttttatttaggtccactactaacatcacattttttatataactgCCCACCACCTTAGCcgtttgtaaaatagtttatggcTTTAATATTTTCCCTCTAACTAATAagttaatattaataaaaaaaataataagtcaACGACTCAAATTAAAACTCAAACATGCATGCAAGACAGGGAAGTTAATTTTTCCCGTATTATTGCATAAGTATTAGTACACGATCGAACTCCTCTGTCAACATAATTAATTAGAGCCATTCAATTTCAAACCACCAAAAATAACTGGTTGCTTGGAATGGTAAAGAAGTTAAATGATGGTGGTCTGTTTGAACTGTCCCAATCTAGCTAATTTTAgcaatgccattgccattgTGACATTATCTCTTTTAGGGAGTTTATCCTTTGCCACAACAATACAACTCATCTTCCAAAATACCGGTCGGCCATTGAAACTTAACGTTCACTAACTACCATAAGGTCCATAACCATCCATGCAGAGAGATAACAAAGATTTATTACTCACCCTAATTAAAGAAACTTAAAACAACTATAAAAACATACCCTATTCATGTCTATCTTCATCCacaccaaaaaagagagagagaataactcgcattctttaaaaaaagcaTCTTGATTTCTCTCCGACCCGCCTCGCCTTAATTATTCCATTAATTGGCGGGGAAGCCGGAGtattttgctttgatttggGTGGAAGAGACGtacacatattttatatatatgcattgaattgaaaaacattctacataaaaaaagaaaaacaacaacaacaacaaaaacaaaaacaagatgcTAGGAAAAGCAGCTGTATCTGCAATTTCTGTCATTCTTGTTGTTGGTGTAGCACTTGCTATTGTGGGTGTTGTTCAACACCAAAGTTCGTCCAAGAGCGACAGCGCTAGCGAAAACCAGATTTCAACACAACAGAAGGCTGTCTCAGTCTTCTGTGGAAAGACAGATTACCAGGAAATTTGCCAGAAGACCCTTACTCCCGTTGCTGACCAAGGAGTCAAAGACCCTAAGGAATTTGTCAAGGCTGCATTACAATCCACAATCAATGAGGTTTCCAAAGCATTGAACTTCTCTGATACCCTCATAACGAACGTGTCATCTAGCACCCCTAGAGTGAAAATGGAAGCAGAGGATTGCAAAGACTTGTTAGAATTCGCTGTGGATGAGCTCCAATCCTCGTTCTCTATGGTGGGTGACAGCAACATTAACAACATGACGGACAAGGCTACCGAGATTAAGAACTGGTTGAGCGCTGTTATCTCGTACCAAACTTCTTGCCTTGATGGGCTTTCAGAAGCACCTGAATTCCAAAGCCTCATGGGCAAGAATCTCCAAAATGCTTCATCGCTCACCAGCAATGCTTTGGCTATTGTTAGTGAGCTTGGTGCAATCCTCAAGGCCTATGGTTTGGAATTGAATGTCAAGCCCAGTAGTGGCAGTCGCAGACTTCTCGGTGAGGATGGGTATCCAACGTGGTTCTCAGCCTCAGACCGCAAGCTTTTGGCTGCGAGTCCAGGAACGTTCAGACCCAACGCGGTTGTGGCTAAGGATGGAAGTGGACAATACAAGACCATTTCTGCTGCACTTGCTGCTTACCCCAAGAACCTCAGAGGCCGATATATTATCTATGTCAAGGCTGGAGTCTATAACGAGTACATTACCGTAACCAAGAATCAGAAGAACGTCTTCATCTATGGTGATGGACCCAGAAAGACCATTGTCACCGGCAACAAGAGCAACAAGGGTGGCTTCTCCACCTTCAAGACTGCCTCCTTCTGTAAGTATAATGTCACgccattaaaaatttttaatttgaaaaataaaatgttgtgCATGAAATgctttcaattcattttaagcAAAATGAAGAGAAttctatttcactttttaattatgttatcgtattgtgttaaaaaaaattgatgtatcATATTATGAGGTCTATgtattaaaatttgtaatagctaataattataatatcaaatatatatatatatatatatatatttttacaattagtAATACTCTaatgatataataaatttaataaatactaAGATGCTATgttgtgtatgtttatgtttagcttttagattttgtatatagctttttaaaacttcattttttgaaGTATAATTATCTTTAAcccattttcaataaaaaactGATACCAAATACACATGTTGTGATTAGTGTacaataaaagtaatattaatggtGGTTTAAACGTTAGtctaataatataataaatttcacaattgttaagatgatatattatgattagtgtacaataaaaatgatattaatggtgaTTCTGGTGAAGACCATGTAACACTAATTACAATTTATCATCcctacaaataaaaaaagttgtgtaATTCACTAATTTATAATATTGTGATATAAGTCACAATCTTAGTtcacaaaaaaagaagtgtGTACGGTGTATGTAATAGACATTTGTACCTTGTTGTTTTGCATGTGCATGATGCAGCTGCAGTTGGACAAGGGTTCATTGCCAAATCAATGGGATTCACCAACACTGCTGGTCCAGAAGGACACCAAGCTGTGGCTCTCCGTGTCCAATCAGACATGGCAGTCATCTACAACTGCAGGATGGATGCGTACCAAGACACATTGTACATCCAAGCACACAGACAATTCTACCGCAACTGTGTGATTTCAGGCACTGTGGATTTCATCTTTGGTGACTCTGCCACAATTATCCAGAACTGTTTGATCATCGTCAGGAAGCCTTTGGACAACCAAAAAAACACAGTGACTGCACATGGCAGAGCTGACAAGCGTGAGATCACAGCTTTGGTTATCCACAACTCCAGGATTGTCCCAGAGCGAAAACTCTTCCCTGTCAGGTTCAAGATCCCAACATACTTGGGTAGGCCATGGAAGGAGTATGCTAGGACTGTGATCATGGAGACTACTTTGGCAGATTTCGTTAACCCCGAAGGTTATTTGCCTTGGGCTGGAGACTTTGGCCTTGCAACCTGTAGTTATTTTGAGTATGGTAATCGTGGCCCAGGTGCTAACTTCAGGGGGAGAGTGAAATGGAAAAATGTGAGAGTCATCGGAAGGAGTGAGGCTCTTCAATTCACTGTTAATTCTTTCATTCAAGGCAATTACTGGTTGAAGACTACTGGAACTCCCTACTTGCCCGCTTTGAAAATCTGAGTCATGGAGGTAGTGATTGAGAGAGACCCACTAAGATATCATTCAAATGGTTGTATAACAATTTGAGGGTAAACTTagataactaaaaaaaaaaaaaaaaaaaatttacatacaTATTATTTTGGCTAAAGCCGATCGATCggctttgtttatgtttttagcAATTTGTGTCTCTTTTTAGTGTCCTTCTTGGGTCCCTCTTTCATGTAGCGTGTGATTTTGATGTGTCATTCATtatacaagaaaagaaaaatttgaaaaatctgacTTCTTGTATGCCgttattcaaattattaataatatttatatatatatatatatgatattataataataaaatagatcatttgaattaaaaataaataagcaagTTCTAGAAATTGATCCAAATATATTAGAATAAATACGACGGAGTTGGCTCATATTTGTTTCTAGGCTATCTGGCCTTAGGACCTTATTGGGTAAGGCAAAATCAAAGgtatttttgaaattctaaCCGAATAGGGTAATGTCATATATAAACATTATTGTAATCCTAATTTCTCAATAAATGATTCTCCCCATTTTAAATCTTGCCCATTTCTTCCATTTCGTTgtctaaaagaagaaaataaaatttgaataatgaaATGGACAGCTTTTGATATCAAAACGAtcctattttttaatttttcatatagcAGATCATTAGCCATTCATTTCCATGGATATAGGTACAGTGTCGAATCACATTAAAATATCTATGTTGATTTAGTTAATCATATAATAATTTGCttgtataatataaaaagaacTACATTTTAGCCAATTAAGCTCAACATTCCCCTCACAtcaagttatatataaaattgtataaaaatatatgattgttatagtttaaaatgtaaatttacactaatactatttattttgtaattaatttaggtatccgaaaaataaagaaaataatggataatagttattgtgtgtgaaaaaagaatagaaaaagaagcATTGATATCTTATAAAATAGATTATTTGATACggagtgttttgaaaaataaataggcAGAATAGCCTCCATGGTTTGGGTCAGGCCCAAAATGTAAAAGTCTCACCTGTGGCTTTCATAGCGGGTCTGGCCTTTCTATATAGCTCACCTCACCTAGCgtggggaaaagaaaaaagaagcaggggaaacaaagaagaagaagaagaagaagcaatgaGAATTCATGGAGGCAATCTGGTACGGGCACTGAAACTGTTCAAATCCTCTGCACCAATAATACCAGGACACCCAAACCAACCTCACAATCTTCGTTCTTCCATCATTTCTCTCATCTCCAACTACTTTCGCTCTTACTCTACACCCACAGGTACGttctgtttttttgtttattatttttttgtgtgtgaaattTTGTAGTATTTGTAGACATTTGAAGATATTTGAAAATAACAGAAGTGCAGCAGCAGCAACCTCAGCTGTCGGCCGACCTCGTTAGAATAATGGAACAAAGGTTGTCGGCTGTTGAACATAGGACTACTTGTCTTTACAATCTCATCAACCAGGtaatttcatcttctttttatttttttataatttaaagaaaaaaaaattaatcattataCTTTATTTATCAACCTGTGGTCTGGGTCGAATTTAATTTGCCAATCCGCGTTTTCAAAACCTACATTTTGCTTGAATTTTCTGAGTAAATTAGCTCCAAATAGTTATAAATCTaattattaaatcatttttaaactATACTcagaaaaccccaaaaaaaaaaaaaaaaaaactaactaactaactacctAACTTTAACTTAATTATGATATCAATGTATTAAATTTATGAACCAGAAAGTAAACACGATCAAACCTAGGTACAAGTGAATAAAGTGTAATTAGTAGCCCTTTTTTatcttgggattttttttttttttttttaattttttatatgtatgaAAGAAATGATTAGTTTTGATGTTGAATGAAGACAGCCAGAAGCGTCACCGGCAGAGTATGCAAGGGCCAATAAGGAGCTCCGGAAGCTCAGGGGTTCTATGGAGCTTATAGCTCACTTGAGGACTAAACAGAAGGTactttgttaactctttaaacaATTGCTGCTGAGTGCTGATTATAAATTGAATTGTGATCTTTTcaacattataattttttccccctaattTTTGAATCTGATGTTGGGAAGTTCATTGCACACATGATCATTGGTCACGGTATATGAGCCAAATGTTAATTCATAGGTGGTAGTCGTGTGACTAGTGTGTGTTATTATATTATGGGGGGCTGGGGTTTAAGTTAGTTCTTGCACATGTCTAGTTGCCTTTCTCTGTGTTGCTATTTGAGAGATGCAGACCACACATCTGTCTTAAAGGATGAATGCTGATAACTGTGTTCATTGAATGCAGTCATTTTTTGATATAttagtaataaaatcaaatcttGTTTGAGTCTTCTTGTCTGTTCTTTCAGTTGTAAAGCTAGGAAATGAATCATAGTCTAAGCCAGTTGATAGAATTGCATGTCTTCGTTACTCAATTACCAACCTAGGTCTAAGTTTCCCCGGTTAAAGAGTGATACAGTTTAAAAAGGTGTATTAGGTATACCTTATTGCTTAAAAATTCCAGCCTGTGATGGTTTTCATGTTTGTTATTGCAACAAGTATGGGTGCATGCAATCAACGACAATGTAAGTCGGTTGATGTTTTGCATCTTGCCGAAGCTGTAAATTATATGTACTTGCTTTCTTAGTGCTTCTTGCATAGCCAATTGGTTAAGGTGGTCAGAAGTGATATGAAGTTTCTATTTTCCTTTCTGCAGGAGATTAATGGTTTGAAGTCACTGATGGCTGAATGTCCACAAGACAAAGACATGCTTGATATGGCCACTGAGGAATTAGGTCAGGCTattgaagaagagaaaaggcTGCAGAGTTTGCTGCTCAAGTCCT
The sequence above is drawn from the Quercus lobata isolate SW786 chromosome 12, ValleyOak3.0 Primary Assembly, whole genome shotgun sequence genome and encodes:
- the LOC115972171 gene encoding pectinesterase-like; this encodes MLGKAAVSAISVILVVGVALAIVGVVQHQSSSKSDSASENQISTQQKAVSVFCGKTDYQEICQKTLTPVADQGVKDPKEFVKAALQSTINEVSKALNFSDTLITNVSSSTPRVKMEAEDCKDLLEFAVDELQSSFSMVGDSNINNMTDKATEIKNWLSAVISYQTSCLDGLSEAPEFQSLMGKNLQNASSLTSNALAIVSELGAILKAYGLELNVKPSSGSRRLLGEDGYPTWFSASDRKLLAASPGTFRPNAVVAKDGSGQYKTISAALAAYPKNLRGRYIIYVKAGVYNEYITVTKNQKNVFIYGDGPRKTIVTGNKSNKGGFSTFKTASFSAVGQGFIAKSMGFTNTAGPEGHQAVALRVQSDMAVIYNCRMDAYQDTLYIQAHRQFYRNCVISGTVDFIFGDSATIIQNCLIIVRKPLDNQKNTVTAHGRADKREITALVIHNSRIVPERKLFPVRFKIPTYLGRPWKEYARTVIMETTLADFVNPEGYLPWAGDFGLATCSYFEYGNRGPGANFRGRVKWKNVRVIGRSEALQFTVNSFIQGNYWLKTTGTPYLPALKI